TTTTCCTTGAACTATATGTACTAAAACTTGTCCCAAGAGGAATATTGATAAAAAACAGCGTACAATCCATGAGTTCTCTAGTTTTCTTTTTGGTTGCAACTTTACTATCCTTAAGGTAAAAGTTTTTGATAATTCTTACCTAAGTTTATTTATATATAAATAAATAGACTTAATCAGCTTTGCATTAACATTAAATCAGAATAATCATGAGAAAATTCTCAAAAAGCCTTAAATAAAACCAGCTTTTAATAAGGATTTATACCATTTCACAAAAAATATGATACAGATTCAAATGTCCAAACCTATGCTAAGTCTGGTTTTATGAATTTTGAATTTTGAATTGGTATTAGATATGACTGGCAAATTAGAAGGTAAAGTTGCATTTGTTACTGGCGCTTCGTCGGGTATTGGTGAAGCAACAGCGATCGCCCTAGCAGCAGAAGGGGCAAAAGTAGCAATTGCCGCTAGACGTAGCGATCGCTTAAATAGTTTAGCAGAACGGATTGCTACTAATGGTGGTCAGGCATTGCCACTGGTAGTTGATGTGACAGATGAAACTCAGGTAAATAGTTCTGTAGAGAAGGCGATCGCCCAATTGGGTGGGTTAGATATTGTCGTGAATAATGCTGGGATTGCCGTTTTGGGCAACATTGACACAGGTAATCCTAGCGAGTGGAGGCGATCGTTTGAAGTCAATGTTTTTGGTGTTATGTATGTCACAAGAGCTACTGTACCTTTCCTTAAACAGCAACAATCAGGGCATATAGTTAATATTTCCTCAGTCGCCGGACGCACCGCACGGGCTGGAGTTGGTGTTTACAACGCTACCAAATGGGGTGTAAATGCCTTTTCTGAAGCTTTGCGTCAGGAAGTGCATAAAGATAACATCCGGGTAACAATTATCGAACCCGGTTTAGTAGATACGGAAATCAACGACCTAATTAGCGACCCCATCGCTAGACAACGCTCAGAAGAACGACGCAAAGCCATCACACCATTGCAAAGCGAAGATATCGCCGCCGCCATCCTTTACGCCGTCACCCAACCCCCGCGTGTGAACGTCAATGAGATTTTGATTAGACCGACTGGACAGGATATTTAATCAGTTGACAGTTGACAGTTGACAGTTATCATTTGTTATTCTCCCCCTACTCCCCCCACTCCCGGTTGGTGAGCGTAGCCGTTCGCTTTAGCGTCTCCGCAGGAGAACCACATCTCCCCTTACTCCCTCATCCCAATGCTACGATCTGGATAGCTTTATACTGACCCTATCTTGAATGGCTTCTGATTTTGCTGCTTCCGTGATTCTTGATACAGCACTTTCTGTATCTGGGTTAACTGATTATCTGCGCTTGCTGTTGGAACAGGATGAACAACTACGGCAGGTTTGGGTAGTGGGGGAAGTTTCTAGTGCTAATAATCATCGCAGTGGGTTATTTTTTACTCTACAAGACCCTGATGGTACAGCAGCAATTAAGTGTGTTGTTTGGGGTGGTCAACTAGCCAAGCTTGCTCAACTGCCCGTTGTAGGTGAACAATTAATCGTGTTGGGTAGTATTCGCCTGTATCCGCAAAGAGGAGAGTATCAATTAACAGTGTGGCAAGCTTTGCCTGCTGGGTTGGGTTTACAGGCGCTACGTTATCAACAACTGAAAAATCGGTTGCTGGCTGAGGGGTTGTTTGATTCCCAAAGAAAGCGATCGCTTCCTATACATCCGCAAACTATCGCCGTTGTCACTTCACCGACGGCTGCGGCTTGGGGTGATATTCAAAAAACTCTTAAACATCGATATCCAGGGTTACACGTTTTATTCTCTCCGGCGACAGTGCAAGGTGAACAAGCACCAGAATCTATTGTCAAGGCGATCGCACGGGTGGAGCGAGATGGACGCGCGGAGGTGTTAATCTTATCAAGGGGTGGCGGTGCGGTTGAGGAATTGGCTTGCTTTAATGATGAACGAGTAGTCCGTGCGGTGGCTGAGTGTTCCATTCCTGTAGTGACGGGGATCGGTCATCAACGAGATGAATCTTTGGTAGATTTGGTGGCGGATGTTTGTGTACATACACCAACAGCCGCCGCCGAAACAGTTGTACCCTCACTAGCAGAGTTATATAATCAACATCGCCAGCGAGTCGCCGCTTTACACGAAGTTTTACTTTATTCCCAAACCACGGCAGAAAATCAACTGCAAACATTACGCCACCGTTTGCAAAATCTGCGCTTAGATAAGCAGTTGCAACAAGAAGCACAAAAATTAAATTGGCAGCGTCAGCAATTGTTACAGTTAACCTTGGGGCGATCGCAACAAGCCAAGCAACACCTAGAACTTTTACGACAAAAATTAATTAGCCTTGACCCGAAAGCTTTACTACAGCGTGGTTATGCAGTGGTAAGAAAAGAAAATGGTGCGATCGCCCGGACTGCTGCTGAACTGGCTGTAGGGGATGAGTTGCTAATTCAATTGGGAGAAGGTGAGATTAAAGTCAAAGTGATATAGAAAATAAATTTAAATTATTTTTATTGACAGAAAATGCCAACTTGGCTCAATTGCACGCGAGAAAATAGTATTCTGTATTGTAAGTAACTGTTTGGTGATTAATTTTTACCGATGAATTAATTTTTGGAGGAGAAATATGGCTATGAATTTTCCAGGTTCTCACTGCAAAAAGCAAAATTAAAAAAGCTGAATATTAAGCAATTTGCTGAGGTTAGCTTTTTTGCTTGATATTAATGAATATTAAATAACTAAATATATAACAGTAAAATACTGACAACAAAAGACCTGTACCTTATTGAAAACCATCATGAGATACAATATTTATTCTTCTCAGTCTAGTTTTCAGAATACAATTACTACTGAACAATTAAATCAGGTAATAGAAGCAATTACTGAAGGTAGATATTCTTGGGCTTGTGTTTTAATTTTGCGATCTGTTGGCTACAATCCTCTCCACTTTATACCCCAACGGACTTATAGTCGCTTATTAAAGGAAAATAAACAAGTCCCAAGCAATCCAGCAAATACAGCAGAATTAAGAATAGCTTGTGGACAGTCCACATCTACCGATATTGGGAGAAATAACTAAAATAATCTAATAGTAATTTGAAAAAAGAATGTAACAGATATTGGGGAGGGATGTACAGATGTACGTCCCTATTTAATGGAAATGTTATCATCCTAGAGCGTAACTGAGCGATCGCTTTACTTGTTCATCATGTGATCGCTTTTCTCATTTGTCGAAAGCGATCGCTTAATGGTATGAGTAGTGGTATGGTGGACTTAATTTATGTATGCCAGCTAAAGATATATTTCATAATACAGTTAAAACAGCCCTCGAAAAAGATAAATGGACAATTACTGACGAGCATCTATTTATTCAAGTAGAGGATATTGATTTTTACATAGACCTAATAGCAGTAGAGATAAAATCTTTTTTAGGAGCTTCAGACGTAACTGAATTTCACCTAGCTCTTGGTCAATGTCTTAACTACCGTTCAGCATTGAGGTTGACCGAACCTGAGCGGATTTTGTATTTAGCCGTTCCAGTAGATGTTTATAATGAGTTTTTTAGTCGCAAGTTTATTCAAAGAATAATTGCTGAATATCAGCTAAAATTACTAATTTTTAATCCAGAGCGAGAGGAGATTGTTATATGGAGAGACTAAATTATCGAGAAATAGTCCAAAACATTCTGAAAAGCCATGCCCAAAATCGCTCAAATAGTCAGACAGAAGTCAAATTATTATTTGATATTGAGCGCGTTGGGCTTTGCCCCGCCGCAGGCATCGCTATCAAGTTATAAATATTGGTTGGCAAGAACTAACGCGAATATTTGGTTGTATTATTTACATCGAAATTAAAGATGGCAAAATTTGGATTGAACGCGATGGGACGGAAATCGGAGTTGCTAATGAATTAGTAGAAGCTGGAGTTCCTAAACAAGATATAGTTTTGGCTTTTAAAGCCCCATACAAACGAAAATTTACTGAGTTTGCTGCTAATTGAAACTTATCTATCAAGCGATCGCACTCTTAGAGACTATTTATAAAGTAAATCTTAAGTAGGGTGCGTTATGGCTTTAGCCTAACGCACCATCTAATATGGCGGTGCGTTAGACGCTTTTATCATATTTTTCATGAGAACCTATAGCTAAAGTCTGCGCCTAACACACCCTACAATAATTTTATTTTTACTGTATAAATGACCTCTTAAAGCTGTATCTTTGAATTTCAGTTGTTGCGTTTCACTTTTCCCTTACTATATGTCGTCGTTGATGCCATTGCCTGCATTTTTTAACGCTAATACAGTGTGGGAGCCAATATATCCGGCTCCACCTGTGACTAGGATGGTTGACATAATTAGGGCTTGCTGAAAAAGTCATTTCAAAGGAAGAGAAAAATTGATTAAGTAGTCAGTCCAGAAAAAAGATAAGTTTTTGTTGTTTAAGGTTTAATGAAATATCAGTTTCGATAATAGAAGAAGTAAAAAAAGACTCAGTTTTGAAAAATAGGCAAAAAAATACACAAAAAAGCCGTAATAGCAGAGTAGAAAGATTCATAACTAAAAAAGTTATGGCAATAGCGGTGAAAGAAGTATGAGGAAGTTTAGCCATAACTCTACCAAGGCTAAATCTTCGTTTACCTTGTCCAAACTTGCCCTCAATACAATTACGAATCCTTTCGTCATAAGCGGCTTGTTTCTTCTTTTCAGGGCTGACATTTTGGGGGGGTCTACCTAGTGGTGGGCCACTAATTCTAATTCCCCTTTCTTGACACCAAGCTCGATTCTCCCTCGTCCGATAAATCTTATCAACATGAACTGATTCAGGATAATATCCGGTGTAGTTTTTGTATGCTTCTACTTGTGATTTTAAGTCTCCTGATTCGTTAAAGTTGTCCCAACTAATATGGTCTAAAAATACATAGCCATCATAGTAACTAGCTGAAAACTTAGCCCCAAACTCTACTGTTCTCCCGGCTTTACCTCGGATAATCGGACGAATGTGTGGTTGGTTTAAACTGACAATGCGGTCTTGTATACTAATTTTTTGATTTTCATATAACCATAACTGTTGACGATAAA
Above is a genomic segment from Nostoc sp. MS1 containing:
- a CDS encoding SDR family NAD(P)-dependent oxidoreductase, which translates into the protein MTGKLEGKVAFVTGASSGIGEATAIALAAEGAKVAIAARRSDRLNSLAERIATNGGQALPLVVDVTDETQVNSSVEKAIAQLGGLDIVVNNAGIAVLGNIDTGNPSEWRRSFEVNVFGVMYVTRATVPFLKQQQSGHIVNISSVAGRTARAGVGVYNATKWGVNAFSEALRQEVHKDNIRVTIIEPGLVDTEINDLISDPIARQRSEERRKAITPLQSEDIAAAILYAVTQPPRVNVNEILIRPTGQDI
- the xseA gene encoding exodeoxyribonuclease VII large subunit; the encoded protein is MASDFAASVILDTALSVSGLTDYLRLLLEQDEQLRQVWVVGEVSSANNHRSGLFFTLQDPDGTAAIKCVVWGGQLAKLAQLPVVGEQLIVLGSIRLYPQRGEYQLTVWQALPAGLGLQALRYQQLKNRLLAEGLFDSQRKRSLPIHPQTIAVVTSPTAAAWGDIQKTLKHRYPGLHVLFSPATVQGEQAPESIVKAIARVERDGRAEVLILSRGGGAVEELACFNDERVVRAVAECSIPVVTGIGHQRDESLVDLVADVCVHTPTAAAETVVPSLAELYNQHRQRVAALHEVLLYSQTTAENQLQTLRHRLQNLRLDKQLQQEAQKLNWQRQQLLQLTLGRSQQAKQHLELLRQKLISLDPKALLQRGYAVVRKENGAIARTAAELAVGDELLIQLGEGEIKVKVI
- a CDS encoding HetP family heterocyst commitment protein, which translates into the protein MRYNIYSSQSSFQNTITTEQLNQVIEAITEGRYSWACVLILRSVGYNPLHFIPQRTYSRLLKENKQVPSNPANTAELRIACGQSTSTDIGRNN
- a CDS encoding XisH family protein, with product MPAKDIFHNTVKTALEKDKWTITDEHLFIQVEDIDFYIDLIAVEIKSFLGASDVTEFHLALGQCLNYRSALRLTEPERILYLAVPVDVYNEFFSRKFIQRIIAEYQLKLLIFNPEREEIVIWRD
- a CDS encoding XisI protein, which gives rise to MPRRRHRYQVINIGWQELTRIFGCIIYIEIKDGKIWIERDGTEIGVANELVEAGVPKQDIVLAFKAPYKRKFTEFAAN